One Sphingomonas sp. BT-65 genomic window carries:
- a CDS encoding sorbosone dehydrogenase family protein, which yields MRLVILGMAALAAGCSSGGNGGGGTPTPTPTPPPTNRAPTFTSATTASVAENTAAAYTATASDPDGNPLTFSIAGGADATRFTITPAGALTFAPAPNFELPADADGDNVYRVQLQVSDGSLTATQDVAITVTDSREGIAVRRVGAGFSQPLYVAPIPGSAQVYVVEKGGGILRLDPATGVKTLVRTVGSLATDGERGLLGLVVNTNAPATYGEALVVATAPDGAVELRSLSLSSPAAPYIVVLRTPHPTNNNHNGGWLGFGPDGHLYMAIGDGGGSGDPGNNAQNTNVRLGKILRLAQSGGNYVPAPGNPFLAGGGDPHVFAFGLRNPFRASFAPDGRLIIGDVGQGAREEIDVLRPDQPGLNFGWRFLEGTQPFSGTAPAGLTAPVTEYTHGTGPRQGRSVIGGYVYRGPVTSLIGAYVFGDFISGNIWSVPATSLVAGSTLASSSYERRNTDFTPDAGTINQLASFGEDAAGNLYIVDLDGEIFMVTPG from the coding sequence ATGCGGCTGGTCATCCTCGGCATGGCGGCGCTGGCCGCCGGGTGCAGCAGCGGCGGGAATGGCGGAGGCGGCACGCCCACGCCAACCCCCACACCGCCCCCCACTAACCGCGCGCCGACCTTCACCTCCGCCACGACCGCTTCGGTCGCGGAGAACACAGCCGCCGCCTATACCGCCACCGCGAGTGACCCCGACGGCAACCCGCTCACCTTCTCGATCGCCGGCGGCGCCGACGCCACGCGCTTCACCATCACCCCCGCCGGCGCGCTGACCTTCGCGCCCGCGCCGAACTTCGAGCTGCCCGCCGATGCCGATGGCGACAATGTCTATCGCGTCCAGCTGCAGGTCAGCGACGGCTCGCTCACCGCCACGCAGGACGTCGCGATCACCGTCACCGACAGCCGCGAGGGCATCGCGGTGCGTCGCGTCGGTGCCGGCTTCAGCCAGCCGCTCTATGTCGCGCCGATCCCCGGCTCGGCGCAGGTCTATGTCGTCGAGAAGGGCGGCGGCATCTTGCGGCTCGATCCGGCAACGGGCGTGAAGACGCTGGTGCGCACCGTGGGCAGCCTGGCGACCGACGGCGAGCGCGGCCTGCTCGGCCTTGTCGTCAACACCAATGCGCCGGCCACCTATGGCGAGGCGCTGGTCGTCGCCACCGCCCCTGATGGCGCGGTCGAGCTCCGTTCGCTCTCGCTGAGCAGCCCGGCCGCGCCCTACATCGTGGTGCTGCGCACGCCGCATCCCACCAACAACAACCATAATGGCGGCTGGCTCGGTTTCGGGCCGGACGGGCATCTCTATATGGCGATTGGCGACGGCGGCGGCAGCGGCGATCCGGGCAACAACGCGCAAAACACCAATGTCCGCCTCGGCAAGATCCTGCGGCTCGCCCAGAGCGGCGGCAACTATGTCCCCGCTCCCGGCAATCCCTTTCTTGCGGGGGGCGGCGACCCGCATGTCTTCGCGTTCGGGCTGCGCAATCCGTTCCGCGCCTCGTTCGCCCCCGACGGCCGGCTGATCATCGGCGATGTCGGCCAGGGCGCGCGCGAGGAGATCGACGTGCTGCGCCCCGACCAGCCCGGCCTTAACTTCGGCTGGCGCTTCCTTGAGGGGACCCAGCCGTTCAGCGGCACCGCGCCCGCCGGCCTGACCGCGCCGGTCACCGAATATACGCACGGCACCGGACCGCGTCAGGGCCGCTCGGTGATCGGCGGCTATGTCTATCGCGGCCCCGTCACCTCGCTGATCGGCGCCTATGTCTTCGGCGATTTCATCAGCGGCAATATCTGGAGCGTGCCCGCAACCTCGCTCGTCGCAGGCAGCACACTCGCGTCGAGCAGCTATGAACGCCGCAATACCGACTTCACCCCCGATGCCGGCACGATCAACCAGCTCGCCTCGTTCGGCGAGGATGCGGCGGGCAACCTCTACATCGTCGATCTCGACGGCGAGATCTTCATGGTGACGCCCGGCTGA
- a CDS encoding M20/M25/M40 family metallo-hydrolase produces MFRALAPLALLLALPAAAQNGVEQKMAATVAAETERHVALLEKLVNQNSGSLNLDGVTKVGAMVRAELKPLGFQVEWIDMKETGRAGHLIATHKGNGRGKRILLIGHLDTVFEPESPFQKFVREGDRASGPGVGDDKGGVVVIIAAMRAMQAAGTLKGADIKIVLTGDEERTGAPLAIARRDLIAAGKWADVALEYENLAREDGKDTGTVARRSSTNWTLTTAGKTGHSSGVFGASLGYGAAYELARILDEFRRTLPEQNLTFNVGVMAAGTPATLAANNYQVSAGGKTNIVAEQAVARGDLRALTPEQEARTRAAMLAIVAKSLPGTSAKLDFQDGYPPMAPTDGNRALLAKLNVINRELKLPEMAEMDPARRGAADSAFVAADVDTLAGLGAAGGGAHAEGEWIDLTSIPLQALRSAAFITRLSKEKR; encoded by the coding sequence ATGTTCCGCGCTCTCGCCCCGCTCGCCCTCCTTCTAGCCCTCCCCGCCGCTGCGCAGAACGGCGTTGAACAGAAGATGGCGGCCACCGTCGCCGCCGAGACTGAGCGCCACGTCGCGCTGCTCGAGAAGCTGGTCAACCAGAACTCGGGCTCGCTCAACCTCGACGGGGTGACCAAGGTCGGCGCGATGGTCCGGGCCGAGCTCAAACCGCTCGGCTTCCAGGTCGAGTGGATCGACATGAAGGAAACCGGCCGCGCCGGGCACCTGATCGCAACGCACAAGGGCAATGGCCGCGGCAAGCGCATCCTGCTGATCGGCCACCTCGACACGGTGTTCGAGCCCGAATCGCCCTTCCAGAAATTCGTCCGCGAGGGCGACCGCGCCAGCGGCCCCGGCGTCGGCGACGACAAGGGCGGGGTCGTCGTGATCATCGCCGCGATGCGCGCGATGCAGGCGGCCGGCACGCTCAAGGGCGCCGACATCAAGATCGTGCTGACCGGTGACGAGGAGCGCACCGGCGCCCCGCTCGCGATTGCGCGGCGCGACCTGATCGCCGCGGGCAAATGGGCCGATGTCGCACTCGAATATGAGAATCTCGCGCGCGAGGACGGCAAGGACACCGGCACCGTCGCGCGCCGCAGCTCGACCAACTGGACGCTCACCACCGCCGGCAAGACCGGGCACTCGAGCGGCGTGTTCGGCGCGAGCCTGGGCTATGGCGCGGCCTATGAGCTGGCGCGTATCCTCGACGAGTTCCGCCGCACGCTGCCCGAACAGAATTTGACCTTCAACGTCGGCGTGATGGCCGCGGGCACCCCCGCGACGCTCGCCGCGAACAACTATCAGGTCAGCGCCGGCGGCAAGACCAACATCGTCGCCGAGCAAGCTGTCGCGCGCGGCGACCTGCGCGCGCTCACGCCGGAGCAGGAGGCCAGGACCCGCGCCGCAATGCTGGCGATCGTCGCCAAGAGCTTGCCCGGCACCAGCGCCAAGCTCGATTTCCAGGACGGCTATCCGCCGATGGCGCCGACTGACGGCAACCGCGCGCTGCTGGCCAAGCTCAACGTCATCAACCGCGAGCTCAAGCTCCCCGAAATGGCCGAGATGGACCCCGCGCGCCGCGGCGCCGCCGACAGCGCCTTCGTCGCGGCGGATGTCGACACACTCGCCGGGCTCGGCGCCGCCGGTGGTGGCGCGCATGCCGAAGGTGAGTGGATCGACCTGACCTCGATCCCGCTCCAGGCGCTGCGCAGTGCCGCGTTCATCACGCGGCTGAGCAAGGAAAAGCGCTGA
- a CDS encoding quinone oxidoreductase: protein MARVAVIEKTGGPEVIEWVERDLPPPGPGEVRVRHTAVGLNFIDTYHRSGLYPVPLPSGLGSEAAGVIEAVGEGVASLAPGDRVATFGPGMGAYASERNVPAEILVKLPDAISDEIAAAVMLKGCTAEYLIERAAKVQAGMTVLVHAAAGATGQLLVQWLKHLGASVIGTVGSAEKAARARSIGADHVIEYKSEDIAERVREITGGAGVPVVLDGVGGSTWEASLKSAARRGLIVSFGNAGGPVEGVNLGVLSRHGSLFVHRPTLWDYYVTPAERATGVARLFELVASGVLNVEIGQRFALEDAAEAHRAIAAGETMGATLLVP from the coding sequence ATGGCGCGTGTGGCGGTGATCGAGAAGACCGGCGGACCCGAGGTGATCGAGTGGGTCGAGCGCGACCTGCCGCCGCCCGGACCGGGCGAGGTGCGCGTGCGGCACACGGCGGTGGGGCTCAATTTCATCGACACCTATCACCGCTCGGGCCTCTATCCGGTGCCGCTGCCGAGCGGGCTCGGGAGCGAGGCGGCCGGGGTGATCGAGGCGGTGGGCGAAGGGGTGGCTTCGCTTGCGCCGGGTGACCGGGTGGCGACCTTCGGGCCGGGGATGGGCGCCTATGCTTCCGAGCGGAACGTGCCGGCGGAGATATTGGTAAAGCTGCCCGATGCGATCTCCGACGAGATCGCGGCAGCGGTGATGCTGAAGGGCTGCACCGCGGAGTATCTGATCGAGCGCGCGGCGAAGGTGCAGGCCGGGATGACCGTGCTGGTCCACGCGGCGGCGGGCGCGACCGGGCAGTTGCTGGTGCAGTGGCTCAAGCATCTCGGCGCGAGCGTGATCGGGACCGTAGGATCGGCGGAAAAGGCGGCGCGCGCCCGGTCGATCGGCGCGGACCATGTGATCGAGTACAAGAGCGAGGACATCGCCGAACGCGTGCGCGAGATCACCGGGGGCGCGGGCGTGCCGGTGGTGCTCGACGGGGTCGGCGGATCGACCTGGGAGGCCTCGCTCAAATCGGCGGCGCGGCGCGGGCTGATCGTGAGCTTCGGCAATGCCGGCGGGCCGGTGGAGGGCGTCAACCTCGGCGTGCTGAGCCGCCACGGTTCGCTGTTTGTCCACCGGCCGACGCTGTGGGATTATTACGTGACGCCGGCGGAGCGTGCGACAGGCGTGGCGCGATTGTTCGAGTTGGTCGCCAGCGGCGTGCTCAACGTCGAGATCGGCCAGCGGTTCGCGCTGGAGGACGCCGCCGAGGCGCACCGCGCAATCGCGGCGGGCGAGACCATGGGCGCGACGCTGCTGGTGCCGTAA